The following are encoded together in the Choloepus didactylus isolate mChoDid1 chromosome 7, mChoDid1.pri, whole genome shotgun sequence genome:
- the KIAA1586 gene encoding E3 SUMO-protein ligase KIAA1586 homolog → MGDPGSEIIESVSPAGPEASESTTDENEDDIQFVSEGPSRPVLEYIDLVCGDEKESSTYHSDILFPNMPKRQGDLLSFLNMKKVKTDTETNDRSKNHCGSSKSKELNFEYVERPVVEKKSSCSSNEEIYNPMLPDCWNEKQAFMFTEQYKWLEIKEGKLGCKDCSAVRHLGSKAEKHVHVSKEWIAYLVTPNGSNKTTRQASLRKKIREHNISKAHGKIQDLLKESVQDTVPNIVHKQNNKNIDATIKVFNTVYSLVKHNRPLSDIEGAIELQEKNGEVNCLNTRYSATRIAEHIAKEMKMKIFKNIIEEDAKICVLIDEASTVSKKSTLVIYLQCAVQSAPAPIMLFVALKELVSTTAECIFNTLLTTLNDCGFSNEYLKANLIAFCSDGANSMLGRKSGVATKLLENFPEIIIWNCLNHRLQLSLDDSISEIKQVNHLKIFLDKIYSIYHHSNKNQNKLLETVAKELEIEIIKIGRVMGPRWAACSLQAATAVWHAYPVLYMHFSHSFSGLAKRLANIHFLQDLALMIDILEEFSLLSTALQSRSTNIQKAQKLIKRTIKALENLKIGTGKHESQIEDLIKSNKFKDIPFNKNNKFNALPRNMLLENIIQHMNLRLLSDRNHDESIFNYFDLLEPTTWPYEEITSPWIAGEKKLFHLCEILKYKIDLNDFREFLNNNIKSNNVSVPATIQKAKKIVSTIAINSAEAERGFNLMNIICTRVRNSLTIDHISDLMTINLLGKELVDWDATPFVKSWSNCNHRLATDTRVRQKSTNAFCENQLLYGT, encoded by the exons ATGGGAGACCCAGGGTCGGAG ATAATAGAATCTGTCTCTCCAGCTGGGCCTGAGGCATCTGAGTCAACAACGGATGAAAACGAAGATGACATTCAGTTTGTTAGT GAAGGACCTTCGAGACCTGTTCTTGAATACATTGATCTGGTCTGTGGTGATGAGAAAGAGTCTAGCACCTATCATAGTGAT attcTGTTCCCTAACATGCCAAAACGACAGGGTGATTTGTTAAgttttttaaatatgaagaagGTGAAAACAGACACAGAAACTAATGATAGGAGCAAAAATCACTGTGGATCATCTAAGTCAAAGGAACTAAATTTTGAATATGTTGAACGACCAGTTGTTGAAAAAAAGTCATCATGTTCATCAAATGAAGAAATTTATAATCCTATGCTTCCAGATTGCTGGAATGAAAAACAAGCATTTATGTTTACAGAACAGTACAAATGGCTTGAAATAAAAGAAGGTAAATTAGGATGTAAGGATTGTTCAGCAGTTCGACATCTGGGCTCCAAAGCAGAAAAGCATGTCCATGTTTCCAAAGAATGGATTGCATATTTAGTAACCCCTAATGGCAGTAATAAAACTACTCGGCAAGCATCTCTTCGAAAAAAAATTAGGGAACACAACATTTCTAAAGCCCATGGAAAAATTCAGGATTTGTTAAAGGAATCAGTTCAAGACACAGTTCCTAATATAgtgcataaacaaaataataaaaatattgatgcTACCATAAAAGTCTTCAATACTGTTTACAGTTTAGTAAAACATAATAGACCTTTATCTGATATTGAGGGGGCAATAGAATTACAAGAGAAAAATGGAGAGGTCAATTGTTTAAATACACGGTACAGTGCAACAAGAATCGCAGAACacatagcaaaagaaatgaagatgaagatatttaaaaatattatagaaGAGGATGCCAAAATATGTGTACTAATTGATGAAGCATCTACAGTTTCAAAGAAAAGCACCTTAGTGATTTATCTCCAGTGTGCAGTTCAGTCAGCTCCTGCACCAATTATGTTATTTGTTGCTCTAAAAGAATTAGTGTCAACTACAGCAGAGTGTATTTTCAATACTTTATTGACTACTTTAAATGATTGTGGGTTTAGTAATGAATATTTGAAAGCAAATTTAATTGCATTTTGTTCTGATGGTGCTAATTCAATGCTGGGAAGGAAGTCTGGGGTTGCTACAAAGTTGTTAGAAAATTTTCCTGAAATCATCATTTGGAACTGTTTAAATCATCGATTGCAATTGTCACTTGATGATTCTATATCTGAAATAAAACaagttaatcatttaaaaatatttctggataAAATTTATTCTATCTATCACCATtctaataaaaatcaaaacaagctTTTAGAAACTGTAGCTAAAGAACTtgaaattgaaattattaaaattggTCGGGTAATGGGACCAAGATGGGCAGCGTGTAGTTTACAAGCTGCTACCGCTGTATGGCATGCTTATCCTGtattatatatgcatttttctcattctttttctggTTTGGCAAAGAGATTAGCTAACATTCATTTCTTACAAGATCTTGCTTTAATGATAGACATTCTTGAAGAATTTTCCCTACTTTCAACTGCATTGCAGTCAAGATCAACTAACATTCAGAAAGCACAAAAATTGATCAAGCGCACCATAAAAGCTTTGGAAAATTTGAAGATTGGTACTGGAAAGCATGAATCTCAAATTGAGGATTTGATTAAGTCAAATAAGTTTAAAGACAttccatttaataaaaataataagtttaATGCTCTTCCTAGGAATATGTTGCTAGAAAATATAATTCAACACATGAACTTACGTCTTTTATCTGACAGGAACCATGatgaaagtatttttaattactttgatTTATTAGAACCAACTACTTGGCCTTATGAAGAAATAACTTCACCATGGATAGCTGgtgaaaaaaagttatttcatttatgtgaaattttaaaatacaaaattgatTTGAATGACTTTCGGGAATttctaaataataatataaaatcaaacaatgttTCAGTTCCTGCAACTATACAAAAAGCTAAAAAGATAGTTAGCACTATTGCAATCAATAGTGCTGAAGCTGAAAGAGGTTTCAATTTAATGAACATAATTTGTACAAGGGTGAGAAATAGTTTAACAATAGATCACATATCAGATTTAATGACAATAAATTTATTAGGGAAAGAGTTAGTAGACTGGGATGCAACTCCATTTGTAAAATCTTGGTCAAACTGCAACCATAGGTTGGCTACCGATACAAGAGTTCGGCAAAAATCAACGAACGCTTTCTGTGAAAATCAATTGCTATATGGAACTTaa